A genomic region of Trifolium pratense cultivar HEN17-A07 linkage group LG3, ARS_RC_1.1, whole genome shotgun sequence contains the following coding sequences:
- the LOC123916934 gene encoding uncharacterized protein LOC123916934, with amino-acid sequence MASLLLRLPIAAVILLIALSTTTVTARPCRTFIISSYSIRNPSSNTYATITEIRSISPLFINDKPYEFVIDRPFQHSNLQLETQSQGASHPRGPLGFSTDAYDFSSLRDRTKDILSVALALLFGVGCGALTAATMYLVWSVFTTRHELRAAAYGEFSDDEIESPKKMGYVKIPAAEVAAATAPAPPAKD; translated from the coding sequence ATGGCTTCTCTCCTCCTCCGTCTCCCAATCGCCGCCGTCATTCTCCTCATCGCTCTCTCCACCACCACCGTAACCGCTCGTCCTTGCCGCACCTTCATCATCTCCTCCTACTCCATCCGTAACCCTTCTTCCAACACCTACGCCACCATCACCGAGATCCGATCCATTTCTCCTCTCTTCATCAACGACAAACCCTACGAATTCGTCATCGATCGTCCGTTCCAACACTCTAACCTACAATTAGAAACTCAATCTCAAGGCGCGTCGCATCCACGCGGCCCCTTAGGGTTTTCCACCGACGCTTACGATTTCTCTTCCCTTCGCGATCGTACCAAGGATATCCTCAGCGTTGCTCTAGCTTTACTTTTCGGCGTTGGTTGTGGTGCTCTTACCGCCGCTACCATGTACTTGGTCTGGTCCGTCTTCACCACTCGCCATGAACTCCGTGCTGCCGCTTATGGTGAATTCTCTGATGATGAGATTGAAAGCCCTAAGAAAATGGGATATGTCAAGATTCCGGCGGCTGAGGTGGCTGCTGCTACTGCTCCCGCACCACCGGCGAAGGATTAG